One Kaistella polysaccharea DNA segment encodes these proteins:
- the tgt gene encoding tRNA guanosine(34) transglycosylase Tgt, with the protein MSQFFTINKTTTGKARAGTISTDHGEIQTPIFMPVGTVASVKTVHQRELRDDIKAQIILGNTYHLNLRPKMEVMQAAGGLHKFMNWDLPILTDSGGYQVFSLSKSRKLNEEGVKFKSHIDGSTHFISPEKSMEIQRQIGADIFMAFDECVAYPAEYNHVKKSMDLTHRWLKRCIKWNAENPELYGHKQAFFPIVQGSCYSDLRKKSAEFVSEQNAVGNAIGGLSVGEPEEEMYRITDEVTDVLPKDKPRYLMGVGTPWNILETIGLGIDMMDCVMPTRNARNAMLFTWGGVMNMKNEKWKSDFSPLDELGTSYVDSEYSKAYVRHLFASKEYLGKQIASVHNLAFYLDLVRAARAHIVAGDFYEWKDAIIPNLKNRL; encoded by the coding sequence ATGTCCCAATTTTTTACAATTAATAAAACGACAACCGGAAAAGCGCGAGCCGGAACTATATCAACCGATCACGGAGAAATTCAAACGCCGATTTTCATGCCTGTTGGCACCGTGGCTTCGGTGAAAACGGTCCACCAAAGAGAGTTAAGAGATGATATAAAAGCGCAGATTATTTTAGGAAACACCTATCATCTTAACCTTCGCCCGAAAATGGAAGTGATGCAAGCTGCCGGCGGATTGCATAAATTTATGAATTGGGATTTGCCAATCCTTACAGATTCCGGGGGTTATCAGGTATTTTCTTTGTCTAAATCAAGAAAATTAAATGAAGAAGGTGTAAAATTCAAATCTCATATTGATGGAAGTACACATTTTATTTCTCCAGAAAAATCAATGGAAATTCAGCGACAAATCGGTGCCGATATTTTCATGGCCTTTGATGAGTGTGTCGCTTATCCTGCTGAATACAATCATGTAAAAAAATCAATGGATCTTACACATCGGTGGTTAAAGAGATGTATTAAATGGAATGCAGAAAATCCGGAGTTGTACGGTCACAAACAAGCTTTTTTTCCTATTGTTCAAGGTTCCTGCTATTCTGATTTAAGAAAAAAATCTGCAGAATTTGTTTCGGAACAAAATGCGGTGGGAAATGCAATTGGCGGCCTGTCTGTTGGCGAGCCGGAAGAAGAAATGTATAGAATTACAGATGAAGTAACCGATGTTTTACCAAAAGACAAACCCCGTTATTTAATGGGTGTCGGTACGCCCTGGAATATTTTGGAAACAATAGGGCTTGGAATTGATATGATGGATTGCGTAATGCCGACACGTAATGCGCGTAACGCCATGCTTTTTACATGGGGCGGCGTTATGAATATGAAAAACGAAAAATGGAAAAGCGACTTCTCACCTTTGGATGAACTGGGAACGAGCTATGTGGATTCAGAATATTCAAAAGCATATGTGCGCCATCTTTTCGCCTCAAAAGAATATTTAGGAAAGCAAATTGCTTCTGTACATAATTTGGCCTTTTATTTAGATTTGGTGCGCGCTGCAAGAGCGCATATTGTGGCTGGAGATTTCTACGAATGGAAAGATGCTATAATTCCTAATCTGAAAAACCGACTTTAA
- a CDS encoding uroporphyrinogen-III synthase, giving the protein MKIKSILVSQPAPNESSPYLEMAKKEKIKIDFRPFIHVEGVDAKDLRTQKIDLSQYTGIIFTSKNAIDHFFRLAEEMRFAVPDSMRYICQSEAIANYLQKHIVYRKRKISFGEKNFSDLIPLFKKFPSEKYILPASDILSPDIQNILDSSGIDWVKATMYKTVSSDLSDITIHDYDMLVFFTRQGIKSLRENFKDFTQNSTKIAVFGATTEQAAIDAGLRVDVMAPSKESPSMTMAIEKYIRNLEK; this is encoded by the coding sequence ATGAAAATTAAATCTATACTTGTTTCTCAACCTGCTCCCAACGAGTCTTCTCCTTATCTAGAAATGGCTAAAAAAGAAAAAATCAAGATTGATTTTAGACCTTTTATTCATGTAGAAGGCGTTGATGCGAAGGATTTGAGAACTCAAAAAATCGATTTATCGCAGTACACGGGTATTATATTTACCAGTAAAAATGCGATTGATCACTTCTTTCGTTTAGCCGAAGAGATGCGTTTTGCAGTCCCAGATTCTATGCGATATATTTGCCAGTCGGAAGCGATTGCAAATTATCTGCAAAAACATATCGTTTATAGAAAAAGAAAAATTTCTTTCGGAGAGAAAAACTTCAGTGATTTAATTCCGCTTTTCAAAAAATTTCCGTCAGAGAAATATATCTTACCTGCATCCGATATTTTAAGTCCAGATATTCAGAATATTCTAGACTCATCTGGAATTGACTGGGTTAAAGCTACAATGTATAAAACGGTAAGCAGCGATCTAAGCGATATCACAATTCATGATTACGACATGTTGGTCTTTTTTACCCGTCAGGGAATTAAATCGTTGCGAGAAAATTTCAAAGACTTTACTCAAAACAGCACAAAAATTGCCGTTTTTGGAGCAACTACTGAGCAAGCAGCAATTGACGCTGGTTTACGTGTAGATGTGATGGCGCCAAGTAAAGAATCGCCGTCGATGACAATGGCTATAGAAAAATATATTAGAAATTTAGAAAAATAA
- a CDS encoding DUF4296 domain-containing protein: MKKLFYIFFALLLFSCEKLIDPPKNLVPKETMSALIADFAMNEQLMSVVENLNLDNATRYSLKQNKTTGTAFSESFKYYTATGEIEGVLLDAQNMILDKDPAAKKYIEKKLKENKNVPVFAR; the protein is encoded by the coding sequence ATGAAGAAATTATTCTACATATTTTTCGCACTTTTGCTTTTTTCCTGCGAGAAATTAATTGATCCGCCAAAGAATTTAGTCCCAAAAGAAACAATGTCGGCCCTAATTGCAGATTTCGCTATGAATGAACAATTGATGTCGGTCGTTGAAAACCTTAATTTGGATAATGCCACGCGTTATTCCTTAAAACAAAATAAAACCACGGGAACAGCTTTTTCTGAAAGCTTTAAATACTATACCGCTACTGGCGAAATTGAAGGCGTCTTACTTGATGCCCAGAATATGATTTTAGACAAAGATCCAGCTGCCAAAAAGTATATCGAAAAGAAATTAAAAGAAAACAAAAACGTCCCAGTATTTGCAAGATAA
- a CDS encoding polyprenol monophosphomannose synthase, translating to MKKLVIIPTYNEIENIENIISAVFELQEDFHVLVVDDSSPDGTGEAVKKMQHLHLEGLFLSVRKVKDGLGKAYIHGFKWALENEYDYIFEMDADFSHNPQDLNKLFQACQSADMSIGSRYSKGVNVVNWPMGRVLLSYFASKYVRTILGIPIHDTTAGFVCFSRKVLVEIGLENIKLKGYGFQIEMKFRAFKKGFKIVEVPIIFTNRELGTSKMNGGIIHEAVFGVLNLKWKSLIGKL from the coding sequence ATGAAAAAACTGGTCATCATACCTACCTATAATGAGATTGAGAATATAGAAAATATAATCTCTGCCGTGTTCGAACTGCAGGAGGATTTTCATGTTTTGGTGGTCGATGATTCCTCACCTGATGGTACTGGCGAAGCCGTAAAAAAGATGCAGCACTTGCATCTTGAAGGTCTTTTTCTGAGCGTTCGGAAAGTAAAAGATGGTCTTGGAAAAGCATACATTCACGGGTTTAAATGGGCTTTGGAAAATGAGTATGATTACATCTTTGAAATGGACGCTGATTTTTCCCACAATCCTCAAGATTTAAATAAATTATTTCAGGCTTGTCAATCTGCCGATATGAGCATTGGTTCCCGCTATTCGAAAGGCGTAAATGTCGTAAACTGGCCCATGGGCAGAGTCTTACTTTCATACTTTGCCTCAAAATATGTGCGCACCATTCTTGGAATTCCCATTCATGATACAACCGCGGGTTTTGTCTGCTTTTCGCGCAAAGTTTTAGTGGAAATTGGTCTGGAAAATATCAAATTGAAAGGGTACGGTTTTCAAATCGAAATGAAATTTAGAGCCTTCAAAAAAGGATTCAAAATTGTAGAAGTACCGATTATTTTCACCAATAGAGAACTGGGAACCAGCAAGATGAATGGCGGAATTATTCACGAGGCCGTTTTTGGCGTTTTAAATTTAAAATGGAAATCCCTCATCGGAAAATTATGA